AGTCAGCCAACTTGCAATGTCCCTTCTCATCCAACAAAATATTATCTGGCTTTACATCGCGATGAAGCACCCCCTTTGAATGTATATAAATCAAGGCAGATACTAGTTCTACCATCCAAATACGAATGACCGATTcattgaattttctttggGAAATATGGTATCGGAGATCTCCACCAAGCATTAAATCAGTTACTAAGTAAATTTTCGTTTCATCCTCAAACTCAGAGTAAAACTTGCATAGTAGAGGATGGTTCAATGATTGTAATAATAGAACCTCATTTCTTAGCTTCTTGATCTTATGCTCGTCgtgtttctttttattgatgCATTTAAGAGCAAACCTTTGCTTAGTTTGACGATGTTTCACGACGAACACTGTACTCCAGCTTCCTTTCCCAATAACATTTCGAATTTTGAACTGAGAAacactttcaaaattggTGGCATTTGGATCctcaaaattttctttgtcGTTTTTAACACTTTTTGAGTTACTATTTCCCATGTATAAAAAACTGCGGAAAGAAAGCACAAAGGTGCAGCAATGTCTATTTGACTTTGGTGGATAGGGACGCTAGCGAACAATTAATTTACATTTAgcatttcaaaatgaaaactCACTTTTGACTCAAGCGCTGCGACGCCTTAATTTGAGTAAACGGTCCTGTAGTTCGATAGCTTGACtagtgtaaaaaaaaaataaagagagAGAATTCggtttttttcttgaaaacgagtgttaaaaaattatttattaaatttggtTTTGGATAAATCAGAGAATTATGGAGTCTGTAGATTCACCATACCTGTAGTCAGGAGGTACAGAGAACAAAGAAACTTAGCAATTTATGGGTAAACAAAGAATCAGGGAGATGATGCTTCTTCAATAGAGTCGTTTAAATGCAACTTTAAAACTTATCCTTTTGATTggataaaattaaaattagcGAAGCTTATGTTATTTCTCAAAACGACCATTGGTTGTAGATAACTCGTTAATAGTAATCTTAAATTAACCCAAGGAAGATAACCACATTTAGTTGGTGAGAGTGAAAAAGCACATTACACGTTTTCTACACTgaatttcctttaaaaacagaaatttTCACAAATTTCCTTGTTGTTTTAACTGTTagtataatttttcttccattttGGGACAACCTACGTTAAGAGAAACTTCCTTCCCCACAGTGTACAAGAGGTGGCTGAAAACTGCAATGGAAGTACAATGCAGTACGGAGGTTTCTACATAATAAGTTCCCCTAATAAAACACCTACAAAAGAAGCATAGTGACCctgcttcttttttctccttCACCTATAATACTGTTGCTTCGTTGAGATCAGTGCTTCTCTCTACAAAAGAATTTCCAAACTTATCGTAATGCGTTGCCAGAGTTAAGGCCTATGTCCAAagctttattttaaaatgctGGAGAGAACAGAAAGTGGAACTTAATATGCATAGTAAATATAAGAATAACAGAAGCAGGATTTTGTAAGTCTAAAGATATTTTTAGGTTTGGATACACTCATTCCtcataaaagaaaaaggaaggaaaaGGGCGttgttcatttttttaaaaggaatAAAGAACCGTCAAATGATTTTACCGGTTTGTCGCATTAGCCTAATTTGGATATAATTCGAAATTGTATAAAAGGTatccaattttttcctGCGTCTTGTAAGTCAATCTCCGATAAATAAGAGATTAATGTGAAAATAATGCCTTCATGAGAAACAACTTATTTCAACCACATCTCATTCTCAGCAATCACAGAGTTCCATTATAGAcgttgataaaaaaaataatataaagaaTAAGTGCAGCAATTACTTCGTCCGGCTTCAATTTGTCCTTTTTACAAAGTCAAAGTTTTCGAATTGTCTTGAAGCAAACAACCCTACACAGATCTGTCTGTCATAGGTAACGCTTAATATCTCTTAGGAAATGAAGTATAACGACTGTGATTTCCAAGCGCTTCATCTTACCTTTTAACGAGATTGGATCAAGAGCCTTGGAATAATTTCGTTTCTCTTAAGTTTAATTCCCATCGTCCATTCGCTGCTCTTTCTGATATATGATTAACGATTTCTTTAAACATCTCGGTGAATACGAGATTTGAACTCCTTCACTATTTCCTTAGAAGCTTAAATCCTCTTTCTAAGAAGTAATTTTTGGCTGGCAACCAAGCAAGTCATGCTCTAAAGTTTTATGAtcgttcaaaaaaataatccAACTAACGTCTTTGGCATTTCGTCTAATCAAACCTTGGAAGTCGCTTTTCATCGACAATTTCTTAGCTTAAACTTGACAAATAGattacattttttctaCAATATTCAAGCATTtctttaacattttttggaaCTAGTACTTTCAAGTAGGGtcctttacttttttttttaaacaacgGACGAGCGCAGTTTTTGCACCCCAACAAGTAGCACTTCAATCTTAACTTACCCACAACAACACCACGCCataatttgaaatctcAACTCTCGTCTTTGCAAGACGCTGGTTTACCTcaataaatattagaaGTGAAAAACGTTGATATTTTGTCAGCGAAGTTCCTTTCTCGCTctatttacttttctatCTTGGTAAATAGCCCGTTTTTTCCTGGAAACCAGTCTCCCCTTGGTACGTAAAAtcttgcttctttttttttataaaaaaaaagaaagagaaaaattataGGGAAGATAGACTTTGACGAACAAAGAAGAAGCGGTTGTCAGTTTTGGTTTCTTATCAAACTCACCATCCTTTATACTTGCTAGTGGTCAATTTTTTGGGTAACCTTTTTTGAACTACTCGAGTGGgttcctttgttttttttttcgttatCCTCATTTTTCGTTTTGAAGGAGTTACTTTCAACTCTTTCCATTCTTTGCTCTTTGTGCTTACGTTATTTTGAACAAAGTTGATTGAAATCTAAGAAGtcctttttcaatactttattttattatttaatttctttctgAACGTTGATATATATAcctattatttaatatctaTATAATCATCTACGCTTATCACAGACAACGAATAATTTATAATCTTCATTTAATTGCTACAGTTGTCTGCTCTTCGGTTTCAATAAGTTAAAGTGTTTGCGTTACGTGTTTGTACGTATTCATCAACCGTGTGCGCTTGTccttgattttttaattgtcgcaaaagaaaaggagaaCTGTTAGCTTTTTGTCATAAGTTTTTCAGTTAACATGATTTATAAACTTGCTGCTCGGTATCCAATTCAAGTGATTGCCATTGTGGGCATCCTTGTCTCTATGGcatatttttccttcttgGAAGCCTTAACTCAAGAAGATTTCCCAGTATTAATTCGTGCTTTAAAACGATTTGGTATTTTGGATGGATTTCCGAACACTCGTCTACCTAACGAGATGATTTTAAAGCTAAGTAGTGTCCAAGGTGAGGATGCCTCGGTTTGGGAACAAATTCCTGCCGCAGAGTTGGGTGGAGAAGGatttgttgattttgataTCACCCAATGGTATTACCCTGCGAATGCAAAGGTCGATGTTGCTCAATTGGTAGAGCCATATCGTAATGACTGCATTTTCCATGACGCTTCCGGTGCTTgccatttcttttttaaagaggTCGGCAATTGGACTGTATCTAGTATTGCATTACCATCGAATCTCGCCAATCCGCCCATCGATTACTTCCTTGACAGTTCTAGTACTGTCATTCAAAGAATTCTTCCTGCAATTCGTGAACACGGCATTTCATGGTCGTGGTTACTTCAGTTGATCGCTCGCACTTGGATGAATACTTTAAAGATCGCTAGCCAAGCTTCTAAGACCGAACTGTTAATTGTTGGTACTGCTTATGCTTGCATGTTGATATCCATTGTGTCTCTTTACCTTAAGATGCGTCGTCTAGGATCCAAATTTTGGCTATTTTTTAGTGTCCTGCTTTCCACTTTGTTCTCTGTTCAATTCGCAATGACTTTGGTACGTGCATCTGGTGTACGGATTAGCCTTGTCTCGTTGATTGAAAGTTTGCCTTTTCTGATAAATGTGGTTGCCCTTGATAAAGCTGCAGAATTAACGCGGCAAGTTATCACTCGATGCTCTGTCTCTGACTCCCATTCTCCTATGCATGAAGATATTGCAAAGGCTTGCCGCAACGCTGCACCGCCTATCCTCCgtcatttttcttttggaataGTCGTTTTGGCAATTTTTTCGTATTGTAATTTTGGTATcaaacaattctttttgtttgctgCTGTCATGATTTATGATTTACTCTTACTGTTCTCTTTCTTTGTCGCCATACTCACCCTGAAACTTGAGATGCGCCGCTATAATGCTAAGGATGATGTTCGAAAGGTTCTTATAGAAGAGGGTCTCTCTGAGTCTACGGCTCGTCATGTTGCAGACGGCAACGATTCTTCGGCTACTACTTCTGCAGGGTCACGGTATTTTAAAGTTAGATATGGAACCAAAATCATTCTTTTCATATTCATTGCCttcaatttgtttgaaCTTTGTTCTATTCCGTTCAAACATTATGCTGCCACTtctgctgctgctgctcGATTAATTCCTCTTGTTCGCTCTCAATATCCCGATTTTAAGTCACAAAGGCTTTTGGATGATGGAGTGTTTGACGACGTTCTTTCTGCTATTTCTTCAATGTCCAACATTGAATCACCAAGCGTCCGTTTACTACCAGCTGTTTTTTACGGTGCCGAATTATCCAGCACTTCTTTTCTATCTACTATCCATTCGTTTATTAACAACTGGTCTCACTACATCAGTGCTTCGTTTTTGTCAAAATGGATCGTCTGTGCTTTATCTTTGAGTATTGCCGTCAacgtttttcttttgaacgCTGCTCGATTGAACTCCATCAAAGAGGAACCTGAGAAAAAGGTGgttgaaaaagttgttgAAGTCGTTAAGTATATTCCTTCGTCGAATAGTTCATCCATTGATGACATTCAGAAAGACGAAATCGCTCAAGAATCCGTTGTACGTTCGCTTGAGGAATGTATCACTCTTTACAACAATGGTCAAATTTCAACTTtaaatgatgaagaagttGTGCAGTTAACCTTAGCTAAAAAAATCCCTCTTTATGCTTTAGAACGAGTACTTAAAGACGTTACCAGAGCTGTTGTAATTCGCCGAACGGTCGTCTCCCGTTCATCTAGGACGAAGACACTTGAAAGCTCTAATTGCCCCGTCTATCATTACGATTACTCTAGGGTTTTGAATGCATGTTGTGAAAACGTTATAGGTTACATGCCCTTGCCCCTTGGTGTAGCTGGTCCTCTCATTATTGACGGTAAGCCTTTTTATATCCCTATGGCTACTACTGAGGGTGCATTGGTTGCTTCTACTATGCGTGGATGCAAAGCTATTAACGCTGGTGGTGGTGCTGTTACTGTATTGACTCGTGATCAAATGTCCCGTGGACCATGTGTGGCTTTCCCGAATTTGACGCGCGCTGGTCGTGCTAAAATTTGGTTGGATAGCCCTGAAGGCCAAGAGGTTATGAAGAAGGCTTTTAACTCTACTAGCCGTTTTGCTAGACTTCAACATATTAAGACTGCTCTAGCTGGTACTCGTCTTTTCATCCGTTTCTGTACGTCTACCGGTGATGCTATGGGTATGAATATGATTTCCAAAGGTGTTGAGCATGCACTTGTAGTAATGAGCAATGACGCTGGTTTTGATGACATGCAAGTGATCAGTGTATCAGGGAATTATTGTACAGATAAGAAGCCTGCTGCTATTAATTGGATTGATGGTCGTGGTAAAAGTGTTATTGCTGAAGCTATTATTCCTGGTGATGCTGTCAAATCGGTATTGAAAACTACTGTTGAAGATTTGGTTAAATTAAATGTTGACAAAAACCTCATTGGTAGTGCTATGGCTGGCAGCGTTGGAGGATTTAATGCTCATGCTGCTAACATTGTCACGGCAGTATATTTAGCAACTGGTCAAGACCCTGCCCAAAATGTTGAAAGCAGTAATTGTATAACTTTGATGGATAATGTTGATGGTAACCTTCAGCTTAGCGTGTCAATGCCATCCATTGAAGTTGGAACAATTGGTGGTGGAACGGTTTTGGAACCGCAAGGTGCTATGCTTGACTTGCTCGGTGTGCGAGGTGCCCATATGACCTCTCCCGGTGATAATTCTCGTCAACTAGCACGTGTCGTTGCAGCCGCCGTAATGGCTGGTGAACTGTCTTTGTGTTCCGCACTTGCTAGTGGCCATTTAGTTAAATCCCATATCGGACTCAATCGAAGTGCGCTGAATACTCCTGCTATGGACTCTTCTGCCAAGAAACCAGCGACTGATGCTCTAAAATCCGTTAACTCTCGAGTACCGGGACGTTGAGGGAGCAAGCTTGTTTTATAATATTGTCACATACACGATGAtgacaaatttttttaattttgatcTCCCCTAAAAAGTTACATCTTTGAACTGTTATGCCTCAGGAAAATTAgctttaaattcttttccattttttatatattcatcttttaaaagaatatggTATATCCATACAAGTATGTAGTTTACCTAGTGAACGCTGATTTATAGCTTAGGTAAGAAGACGTAAGGCAATGTATATTGCTTATGTCTAGTGACACAAACAAATGGATTATATTATACGGACTTATATTAGTTATCTcaataaagaatttaaatagATTTTTAATTGTAATGGTTTTATGActtgaaattgaatttattagGGTATCA
Above is a genomic segment from Schizosaccharomyces pombe strain 972h- genome assembly, chromosome: III containing:
- the ppk33 gene encoding serine/threonine protein kinase Ppk33 — protein: MGNSNSKSVKNDKENFEDPNATNFESVSQFKIRNVIGKGSWSTVFVVKHRQTKQRFALKCINKKKHDEHKIKKLRNEVLLLQSLNHPLLCKFYSEFEDETKIYLVTDLMLGGDLRYHISQRKFNESVIRIWMVELVSALIYIHSKGVLHRDVKPDNILLDEKGHCKLADFNVAAKVHTSSSPSKSNMTVGRVGTPVYMAPETLIHAVSYKESDWWSLGITFYECLFQVRPFPNHLLINWIRASEEEKASSADRLSSALHISRDKKLTTISKDARSAVMAFLEMDIKKRLGHSSKKLQTHPFFCSISLETVSKGNLTPIFRPKSGKVYVDPILDLEATF
- the hmg1 gene encoding 3-hydroxy-3-methylglutaryl-CoA reductase Hmg1; translation: MIYKLAARYPIQVIAIVGILVSMAYFSFLEALTQEDFPVLIRALKRFGILDGFPNTRLPNEMILKLSSVQGEDASVWEQIPAAELGGEGFVDFDITQWYYPANAKVDVAQLVEPYRNDCIFHDASGACHFFFKEVGNWTVSSIALPSNLANPPIDYFLDSSSTVIQRILPAIREHGISWSWLLQLIARTWMNTLKIASQASKTELLIVGTAYACMLISIVSLYLKMRRLGSKFWLFFSVLLSTLFSVQFAMTLVRASGVRISLVSLIESLPFLINVVALDKAAELTRQVITRCSVSDSHSPMHEDIAKACRNAAPPILRHFSFGIVVLAIFSYCNFGIKQFFLFAAVMIYDLLLLFSFFVAILTLKLEMRRYNAKDDVRKVLIEEGLSESTARHVADGNDSSATTSAGSRYFKVRYGTKIILFIFIAFNLFELCSIPFKHYAATSAAAARLIPLVRSQYPDFKSQRLLDDGVFDDVLSAISSMSNIESPSVRLLPAVFYGAELSSTSFLSTIHSFINNWSHYISASFLSKWIVCALSLSIAVNVFLLNAARLNSIKEEPEKKVVEKVVEVVKYIPSSNSSSIDDIQKDEIAQESVVRSLEECITLYNNGQISTLNDEEVVQLTLAKKIPLYALERVLKDVTRAVVIRRTVVSRSSRTKTLESSNCPVYHYDYSRVLNACCENVIGYMPLPLGVAGPLIIDGKPFYIPMATTEGALVASTMRGCKAINAGGGAVTVLTRDQMSRGPCVAFPNLTRAGRAKIWLDSPEGQEVMKKAFNSTSRFARLQHIKTALAGTRLFIRFCTSTGDAMGMNMISKGVEHALVVMSNDAGFDDMQVISVSGNYCTDKKPAAINWIDGRGKSVIAEAIIPGDAVKSVLKTTVEDLVKLNVDKNLIGSAMAGSVGGFNAHAANIVTAVYLATGQDPAQNVESSNCITLMDNVDGNLQLSVSMPSIEVGTIGGGTVLEPQGAMLDLLGVRGAHMTSPGDNSRQLARVVAAAVMAGELSLCSALASGHLVKSHIGLNRSALNTPAMDSSAKKPATDALKSVNSRVPGR